In Dioscorea cayenensis subsp. rotundata cultivar TDr96_F1 chromosome 9, TDr96_F1_v2_PseudoChromosome.rev07_lg8_w22 25.fasta, whole genome shotgun sequence, a genomic segment contains:
- the LOC120268648 gene encoding uncharacterized protein LOC120268648, with protein MATKNWVADRVIEWLRNEGEVAPSELRRRLVEKYHVALPYHRVRRGKEIAMSIIHGCWDNSYSKMMAFKEELVRRNHGTMVKIDRIQQHDGWHFRRIFISIGACSVGFLIGCRPFLGLDGCHLKGKYKGVMLAATSIDGANRLFPVAYGIVESENIESWTWFLSALYEAIGMPNGLVLASNRQKRLEEAISKIYPLAEYRTCVRHLYKNFKKKFAGNILQKIVWSAANAFTTTSYISSLESLKTINMRAYEWFLDLEKRREIWSRSQFGTIAKCHYITNNISESFNAWVADPRHRPVLDLLDTVRQKIMEMMDKRRTLAARWKRKVVPFVVKNVKESSMCLTEYHVRRSTDYKAEVSYKDKRCEVVLNERKCTCRRWQVSGIPCMHALAFIHSIRGAKWEDYVDDYFSVDKYKATYQMEVAPMPDINEWVITGDGESLLPPISRRPAGRPRKNRIKDFDEVKKGRHKCKRCGSFGNHAKKCKEPEKESDPSMQSMTSSSSVQQAYR; from the coding sequence ATGGCTACTAAAAATTGGGTTGCAGATAGAGTTATTGAGTGGCTTAGAAATGAGGGTGAAGTGGCACCATCTGAATTAAGAAGAAGACTAGTGGAAAAATATCACGTGGCCTTGCCTTACCATAGAGtgcggaggggaaaggagattgCAATGTCTATTATTCATGGTTGTTGGGACAACTCTTATTCGAAGATGATGGCATTCAAAGAAGAGTTGGTTAGAAGAAACCATGGCACTATGGTGAAAATTGATAGGATTCAACAACATGATGGATGGCATTTTAGAAGAATATTTATTAGCATTGGTGCTTGCAGTGTGGGCTTCTTGATTGGGTGTAGGCCTTTCTTGGGCCTAGATGGATGTCATCTAAAAGGCAAGTACAAAGGCGTCATGCTAGCTGCAACCTCAATTGATGGTGCTAACAGATTATTTCCAGTGGCCTATGGGATTGTAGAGTCAGAAAATATTGAATCATGGACATGGTTTCTCAGTGCATTGTATGAAGCAATTGGAATGCCTAATGGATTGGTTTTGGCTTCAAACAGGCAGAAGAGGTTAGAGGAAGCAATTTCTAAGATATATCCTCTTGCTGAATACAGGACATGTGTGAGACATTTATACAAGAACTTCAAGAAGAAGTTTGCTGGGAATATATTACAGAAGATTGTTTGGTCAGCTGCAAATGCATTTACTACAACAAGCTACATTTCTTCTCTAGAAAGtttgaaaacaataaatatgagGGCATATGAATGGTTCTTAGACTTGGAGAAAAGGCGTGAAATTTGGAGTAGATCTCAATTTGGGACTATTGCCAAGTGTCATTACATCACAAACAATATCTCTGAAAGCTTCAATGCATGGGTTGCAGATCCAAGACACAGGCCAGTGTTGGATTTACTTGATACTGTCAGGCAAAAAATTATGGAGATGATGGATAAAAGAAGGACTTTGGCAGCTAGATGGAAAAGGAAAGTTGTTCCATTTGTAGTAAAAAATGTCAAGGAATCAAGTATGTGTTTAACTGAATATCATGTCAGAAGAAGCACTGACTATAAGGCAGAAGTATCATATAAAGACAAGAGATGTGAAGTGGTACTCAATGAGAGAAAATGTACATGCAGAAGATGGCAAGTATCAGGTATACCATGTATGCATGCCCTTGCTTTTATCCATTCCATCAGAGGAGCAAAGTGGGAAgattatgttgatgattatTTTTCAGTAGACAAATATAAAGCAACCTATCAAATGGAGGTTGCACCTATGCCTGATATTAATGAATGGGTCATTACTGGTGATGGTGAGTCTTTACTACCACCTATCTCAAGGAGGCCAGCTGGTAGGCCTAGGAAAAATAGGATCAAAGATTTTGATGAAGTCAAGAAAGGTAGGCACAAATGCAAAAGGTGTGGATCATTTGgtaatcatgcaaaaaaatGTAAAGAGCCAGAGAAAGAAAGTGATCCTTCAATGCAATCTATGACTTCATCATCTAGTGTTCAACAAGCCTACAGGTAA